The sequence TATTTCTCTACGATCAATCATGATTCCTCCCAGACAGTGGTGTCTTCTTAATTTTAGCATAACTTCTTGGATACTTCTTCGAAGCGGACTTCACTTTTTTAATCTCTAAATTATAGCGGTCGCCCATGATATCATCACAAAATTTATGAGTTTGAATTAATTCTCCTCCCAGGATTTTGATAGCCTTTAGGGAATCTTCATATTCCTCGATTCCTTTTGTTCCTTTCATTGCTAAAAATACGCCACCAACTTTGACAAAAGGCAAACATAATTCACTGAGTATATCAAGATAAGCAACGGCACGTGCTGTTGCGACATCAAAAGACTCACGAAGTTCTCCGATAACATCTTCTGCACGACCATTTAAAACGATTGTATTTTTTAAGCCGCACTCTTGTACAACACGTTCTAAGAAGTTTGTTCGCTTTGTTGTTGGCTCGATACACGTTACTGTGACATCGGGACGCGCAATTGCAAGAACGATTCCTGGAAATCCAGCACCACTCCCAATGTCTGCAATGCTACTGTTTTCTTTTATTAATGGCGAGATAAGCAATGAATCATAAAAATGCTTTAAAAATATCCCCTCATCATCATCGATTCCCGTTAAATTTAAGACTTTATTCACTTCTTGAATAAGATTCTTGTACGTTAAAAATTGTTGTTTCATTTCTTCTGAAACAACAATCCCCAACGCTTCAATTTTACTAATAAATTCTAAAAAATTCATGAAGCCTCCAATTGCAATGCATCTTTTATTAACACATTTTTATCATCTTTGATTCTTAAGATTAGAATCGAAACTACGTTGTAATTATAGCGTATTTCACAGATTTCCACAACAAAACCTAGAGACAAATATTTGGGCAAAAAAGCATAAAAGACAGTCAATACTGTCTTTTATGTACTATTTAACAATTCTATTTTTATACCTTTTCGATAATAATACACAAACACCCGTCAATATGAGGAATTCACTCCAAATATTACTGTGTTTTTGTTTCCCTGTTTTGGGAAGAACGCTATCTTTGTTATTCTCTATTCCCCGGGTAATCAATTTTTCATCAAAGTTTTGTATATCTGTTCCAACTTGGTTTTGTTTTTGCTTTTGAGTTCTGTCTTTTTTAAGTGATTTAGTATCTGATGGTGTTGTTCTCATAACCGTTAAAGCATCTCTTTCTTTAGTCTCTTTGAAACTGCTTATGTCATTATGATTCTTATTTTCCATCTCCACTCCGTCAATTAAGTATGACGCTGCTATTTCATAAACATCCATTTGGTGTTCAATGGTTGAACGTTCTTTATAAAGATCATTCATTATCTTTACAGATTCTTGTTCATGATGGATTCGATTTTCTATGTCTTGTAGTAAAATTCGTTCTAAGTTAATGCGCTTTTGAGTCTCAATAAAATCTAAGACTTTATATGCTTCGTCCATTTTGCTTAAATCTATTATTTCTTCCGGTATCTCTGTACCCACTAGAAGAGGCATCGTGTCAAATGATGGATGATCCTGTATCGCGTGCCCGTTCACATCTAACATGAAATAAACCTGCTGATTATCATTAAACAATCCCTTTTTTTCTAATTTTTGACTTGATTGATTAATATTTTCAATGGTGATTGGATTTTCGTTCAATTCAATTTGCTCACCTTCGAGATGATTTTCGAGACTGATTGGTTTTAACTGCTCCTCATATTCTTTGATGCTCAATTCATATGCAATACGGTTTTTACGATCTTGTTCCAAAATCTGTTCTAAGTTTTTTTGCTTAATGAATTCTTTCTCCATAATTGCTTCCATACCGTGGTAAAACTCGTGATTGGGTATCTCATCAATACTGTATCCTTCTAGAAATATAGGATCTGGAAGCAGTACGTTTTTTGGTTCCTCAGCGATGGTCTCATTTACACTAAATCCTTCAACAGAGAGTATTTCTTCAAGATTTGGCTTCAATTCTTGTTTTGAATATTCTTGAATTACAAACCCGTCTACACTCAATAATTCATTTGGATCGACCTTTCCACCATTAATGTTTGGAATCAAAATTTCTAATGAAATATCAATATCCTCTTCTTTTTTGGGTTTATATGCCTTCTGAATTTCAATATGTAATGGCTGAATTGCACGATCAATATATATTTTCGAATCGTTTGCTGCAATCACAAACTCATCACCAACAGAAAACGATGGCTTTTTTGAAAGATTTAGCTTGAATAAAAGGTGCGACTGATTAAAAGCTACCGATTTTTTAATATGTGTTGCTTGATTATCTTCTAAAAGATGAATATCAATTGTATCTGTCGATTTAACGTTTGGATAAGTGAGAATATTAGGTCCCCATTCAATTTGATATTTTTTATTAATAAATCGTTCTACATTTATTTTAGATATATTCTTAAGCTTGTCCTCATTAATGTTTAACTCAACACTTGGGTCACTCAGTGTATAGCGTTTAATTTTAAATGACGTATCTAAATCATCGTGATGAACATTTTTAAACATTACCTTCTCATCCTTAACAGTACCTACAAGCTCTTTTTGTTTTTCATTTATAAGGACAATTTCGCCCGTAACACTTTTCAAGTTTAAGCCTATTAATGGAATTTCTTTCGTAATATTTTGACGAAGTCGGAATTCAAACTCATAATCATTAATAACTTTTTTTTCGATTTGAATTCGATCATCTCCATCCGTAATGATATCAAAAGTAAATGGTTTTTGGTCATCGTCATACTTTGTTGTGATAAATGAATAATGCTGTCTCGAGATACGTAAATGATGTGTTGTTTGAAGACTCTTTGACCGCTCCCCATTTTTCGTTAAGATAAACTGTAACGACTTTACATCATTGATGGGACCATCATGTACTACCGAAAATTTAATTGTTTGATTTTTTATTCGATAAATATTAATTGTATTCTGGTGCTGGATTACTCGATATTCCGAAGCGTCCGGTGTTTCACCATGAATTTTAAATCCATACACTTTGTGATAAACATTGGAGTCTTCCAAATTAAAATCCATAGAATCTTGTAATGCTAAATTATCAATTGTTATAGATTTTGTGTCCTTGGTAAGATTTGATATTTTACCAATTTCAATCGAAAAATTATTCTTAAACTCCTCTTGCATGACCAAGGATACCGGTTCGTCACCACTCTCCATTCCGAGCCATTGTATTGTGTAAGTTTTAGACCCGCTAACACAGGATTCCTTACGATTACAAATTCCGCGCATACTTGCACCAACATCCCGGTTCAAGTCTTGGAATTCATAATTCACATCTGCGGAAACATTATCTATTTGATAAGCACTGAAAAGTAAAATAAACATTACAAAGATACAGATTTTTCGTATCATTTTATCCCCTCCACACTAATTAGCGTGTTAAATTTTTACATACAGTAGCCTAAATTGTAAAGAGGTCTTAGAATTTACAACTAAATGTGGTAGATGGGCTCACAACAAAATGACCCAAAGAAATTTTTGCTCTTTAATTTATCAAAAAAAGGAGCCGAAGCTCCCTAATCAATTGATTAATTATCTATTTCGTTATTGTTTCATTTATTGTCGTAAATTTTTCTTACGTAATCTAATATTCAAGGGTGTCACCTCAACAAGATCATCCTCAGTAATATAGTCAAGAGCATACTCTAAGGTGAGTGTAATCGGATCCTCAAGTTTCAAAGCTTCTTCTTTACCACCACGTCCATTACCTCGGTAGCTATTTAATCGTTTGTTTCGAATTACATTTACCCACATATCATTTTCTTTGTTCGTAACCCCAACTATCATTCCTGGATAGACTTCCGTTTGAGCACCAATAAAAAATCTGCCACGATCTTGAATATGAAACATAGGGAATGCCATTGAATTACCCGAAGCGTTAGATATGAGTGACCCACGTTTGGGCATATTCAGGGTTCCTTGCTGAACATCATACTTATAATGTTCACGCATCATAATCGCGTTACCATGCGTCAAATTAATGAGGTCTGTTCTAAACCCTAATATGTGGCGTGCTGGGATATACCAATATTGTCGAATATTGTTCTTGCTTTGTTCGACATCATATAAATTTCCATGACGAAGGCTCATTTGCTCAATAATCTTACCGCTATACTTTTCAGGTGTTTCAATAATTACGAGATCGATTGGTTCATACATTATTCCGTTGCATTCTTTAAGAATTACGTGCGGTTTTCCAATTGAGAGTTCGTAACCTTCTCGTCGCATCGTTTCAATCAAAACAGAAAGATGCAACTCACCTCGTCCTGATACAGTGAAGTAATCAGATGATAGACCGGACTCGACCTTCATACCCACGTTAACCTCCAACTCTCGATCAAGTCGCTCTTTAATATTTCGACTTGTAATATACTTACCTTCTTTTCCTTGTAATGGAGAGGAATTCACATAAAAGTTCATGGACATCGTGGGTTGCTCTACCATAATCGCTTCCATAGGAATCGGAGCATCTAGTGAACAGATTGTATCCCCTACGGTGATACTCGATATTCCTGCTATTACTACGATATCTCCACTATGAGCTCGCGTAACTTCTTTATGTGTTACACCCTTGTAAACAAACATCTTTTTAATTCGCGAGTGAGAATGTTTCCCAAAGTTATTAATAACAGATATACCCTGTCCTTGTTCCAATACCCCTTGATGAATACGTCCAATTCCCAAACGTCCTAGATATGCGTCGTAATCAAGAGTTGAAACTTGCATCTGTAATGGCTGGGTATCTTTGTCTGTATAGACATCCGTATGTTCGAGAATTGTATCAAATAGCACATCCATCGATGCATCACGTACATCTTGATGACGACTTACCTTAAAATCCCGTGTTACACCATATAGTATTGGAAAAAACAGTTGTGATTCATCTGCATCAAGATCCAAGAATAAATCATAAATTTCTTCGAGAACTTCATCTGGACGACGCTCAGACTTATCCATTTTATTAATTAAGACTATTGGCTTTAGATTCTGTTCAAGTGCTTTGCGAAGGACGAACCGTGTTTGAGGCATTGGTCCTTCCACAGAGTCTACTAACAAAATTACAGTATCAACCGTTTTGATTATACGTTCTACTTCTCCAGCAAAATCTGCATGACCTGGTGTATCTACAATATTAATTTTCGTATCTTTATAGAAGACCGAACAGTTTTTAGAGTAGATCGTAATCCCACGTTCTTTCTCGAGATCATTACGATCCATCACACGATCGACTGCCTTTTGCTCAAGTTTAAAAGCACCTGACGTGGATAAAATCCCATCAACAAGCGTACTCTTACCAGCATCGACATGGGCGATGATGGCAATATTTATTATTTTTTTCATTATTATTTTTTCGCTTCCTATTTATCTATTAATTTCAGTACAGGAAGGTACACTTAAAACAACTATATTTTATGTTCTGTTTTATACCTTCAATACACTCTATTTACTTCGATAATATAGGTATTGGAGGTGTCATGACTAAAATTTGTTCGTTTGTTGACATGATATAACCTCGCTTTGGCACATTATATCATAATTAATAATTAAAAAGCAGTATGTGCTACCTTACCAATGATGTTGCATTTTTTTATATCAGTACGAATCGTGAATAGAAAGGAAATCACTAATAAAATTACGACATGTATAAATAGATCTCTCTGTAGATGTGCACAAATATGAAAAATATTTTATCAGTGGCAAAACTTTGATTTTAAGTATAAATAATCTGGAAAACACTGGTTTTATTTTATCGAAAAGAAATGGAGAAGTAGCCCATACATATTAGATTAACGAACTATTTCATTACAGCCATTTTAGTTATCTATTAGCAGTTTAAAGAGATCTTAGAATTTACAACTAAATGTGGTTTTAGATGATTATCAAAAAAAACCAACCCTACTGGGTTGGCTTTGAATAATTATTAGCAGTTTTCCGTGCTTTTTCCGCAACTCTCACGACACTTAATGTTTGTTCTAAGTACAGATCACGAAGTGCAAAATCTTGAGTACGAATTGCACGCTCAAATACTTCTACTTGATATGCTAATCTTGGTAAATCTTGAATGTTGATTAATTCTTTTGAATCTTTCGTAACAATACTTACCGACTCAATACTGCTGACGCTTTCTGGGATATAAATATAACCTTTATCACCCTGAATTTGGCCAAAGTTTTGAGAAAAACTATCTTTAGCACCGACACACTCCACTGTCATCGTAGGATACTTCATTATTAAAATTCCAGATGTATCGATACCATTTGGATGTTTGTTCGCATAATACTTTACTTCATCCGGCATACCGAAAATTCCAACAACAAAGTGAATATTATAAATGTTGATATCGGCTAAAGCACCCCCTGAAAAATGAGGATTAAATACATTTGGTGTTTCGCCTGCTAACAGTGCATCATAGCGGCTTGAATATTGACTAAAATTACACTGAACTAGTTTTATATTACCAATAACCTCTAAATTTGATTTTATAAATTGATAATGCGGTAAATGAATATTGCAAATTGCCTCAAAGAGGAATAAATTATGGTCCTGAGCATAACGGATTAATTGTTGTGCTCGTTCCTCCGTTTCAACAAAAGGTTTTTCTACAATCACATGCTTTCCGGCCTTAAGCGCAGCATAAGCCTGCTCATAGTGAAGACTGTTTGGGGAAGCGATATAGATCGTATCCACCAACGAATCCGAAAATAAAGCATCAAGACTTGTATGTGTCTGTTTGATACCAAAACGCTTTGCTAAAGCATCTGCTCTACCTTGCGTTCGTGAATAAACAGCTTTAAACGAAACACCTGATAAATCTTGTGTTGATTTAATAAATTCTTCGACAATAACCCCTGTTCCAATTGTTCCAATATTCATAATTTCCACCCTATCCTTTGTGTTTGAGTACCATAGCAAGAATTGCAATATCTGCTGGATTAACACCTGAAATACGCGATGCTTGACCCATTGTGATCGGTCTTACAGCAGTCAGTTTTTGACGCCCCTCAATTGATAAGTTTTCAATAGAATCATAGTTAATATCTTCAGGTAATTTAATATTCTCCATTGATCGAAGTTTTTCTGCTTCTTTCATGGCTTTCTTAATATAACCTTCATACTTGATTTCTACTTGGATTTGGAATGCTAAGTCTTTACGAACTTCCATGTCCATCAGATCCAATACCTCTAACAACTCTATACCCGGTCTTTTTACCGCATCATAGATAGTTAGATCATGTGCTTGGAATGGTGAATCTTTTTCAGCAAAATAAGCTTCAAATTCTGGATTATGTGGCAATTTGATTGTTTTACTTGCTTCAATAAATTCATCAATGATTTGAATATCTAACTCTATTTTCTCATAATCTTCATCACTTAACAATCCAATCTCGTTACCAAAGTGTGATAAACGACGATATGCATTGTCATGACGCAGCAAGAGTCGATATTCAGCACGTGACGTTAAAAGACGGTAAGGCTCTAAAGTCCCCTTAGTAACAAGGTCATCGAGCATTACGCCGATATAAGCTTCATCACGTTTAAGAATAAGTGGCTCTTTACCTTGGTTTTTGAGCGCTGCATTAATTCCTGCCATAAGTCCTTGTCCGGCAGCTTCTTCATAACCTGAAGTTCCGTTAATCTGACCTGCTGTAAATAAGTTTTCAACAGTCATGATTTCAAGTGATGGTTTTAATTGAATCGGATCAATTGCATCATATTCGATAGCATAACCATAGCGTTGAACACGACAGTTTTCCAATCCAGGAACAGTACGAATCATCGCATCTTGAACATCTTCGGGTAATGATGAAGAAAGTCCTTGCACATAAGTCGTATCTAACTCCGCAGATTCGGGTTCTAAAAAGATTTGATGACGATTTTTATCTGCGAATCGAACAATTTTATCTTCAATCGATGGACAATAACGTGCACCAACTCCCTCAACAACGCCTGAATACATACTCGATTTATCGAGATTAGCTTCAATTAAATCATGTGTTGTAGGATTTGTATAAGTTAAGTAACAAGGGTATTGTTCCTTAATTACATCATCCTTCTTGGTACTGTTAGAGAAATAATACGGTTCATCGTCACCGGGTTGAATCGTCGTTTTACTAAAATCAATACTATCTGTGTAAACACGTGCAGGTGTTCCTGTTTTAAGACGGAATGTCTTTAACCCCAATGCACGTAAAGATTCAGAAAGATTATTCGTTGTTGGATCTCCATCCGGTCCACTAACAGTAACTGTTGAAGAAAGTAAAATCTTTGAACTCATGTAAGTTCCACTGGTAATAATAACGGTCTTAGCAGCTACAAATTCATCACCTTTACAACGAACACCGGTAACAACACCATTTTCAGCTACAACACCTTCCACCATTTTCTGAACGATTTCGATTCCTGGTTCAGCAAGCACAGCATCACGCATCGCACGCGAATAAGCTAATTTATCAGACTGAACACGCAAGCATTGAACACCGGGTCCCTTACTTGAATTTAATATTCGAAATTGTAAAGCGGTCTTATCCGCAATCTTCCCCATGACGCCGCCAAGCGCTTCAATTTCTCGAACAACAATACCCTTTGCAGGTCCACCAATTGATGGATTGCAAGGCATTGATGCAATTTTATCTACATTTAACGTAAAGAGTGCTGTTCTTTGCCCCATTCTGGCTGAAGCAACTGCTGCTTCAACACCGGCATGACCGCCTCCTACTACTATAACATCATACATATAAAAGCCTCCGTTGGTATTTTATCACAATTATACAACATTCGAGTTGATAATGATTTAAGTTCACTTATTTATTCAAACTTGACACATACGCCATGATGTAATACTGTATTAATGTAAGTGGTACAGATGGGAGGTATCTATGTTTACAATTAATACACGAAACGCAACACCAATATTTGAACAGATTATTCAACAAGTTGGAAAGTTTATAGCTATGGGGATACTCCAACCACATGAACAACTTCCAACCGTTCGTTCCCTTGCCAAAGATCTCGGTGTAAATCCAAATACCGTTTCTAAGGCTTATCATGAATGCGAGATGAATGGTCTTATCTATTCAATTCCCGGAAAGGGATCTTTTGTAAGCGAGCATGAGAAAGGTGTCAGTAACCTTGTCAGCGATGCCTATCAAGAACTCACTGCAATCTATCATAAATTACTTGAATTAGGAGAAACACAAGATACAATACTCAATATATTGAAGGAGTCACATAATGATACGATTCACTAATGTTAATAAAAAATTTGATAACAAAATAGTACTTGAGGACATCAACATTACATTTAATGATGGTTCGATTATCGGGCTTGTAGGTAAAAACGGTTCGGGTAAATCGACCCTTTTACGCCTTATAAGTGGGGTACTCCATGCAGATGCAGGTGTCGTTTTAATTAATGACCAACTGGTCTATGATAACCCCGAAACTAAAAAAGACTTGTTCTTTGTTGGGGATGATCCATTCTTCTTTAGTCAATCAACGATTAAAGATATGCAACAATTCTATAAAGTTTTCTATAAGTCCTTTGATGACAATTATTACCGCGATCTTCTTAGCTTATTTGGTTTAGACGAAAATCGTAAAATAAACGCATTATCAAAAGGAATGAAGCGTCAAGTATCACTTTTACTCGCTCTCGCATCAAAACCAAAGATTTTGTTACTTGATGAAGCGTTTGATGGGCTTGATCCGATTATGAGATTTCGAATTAAACAATTGCTTGGAGAAATGATTATCGATCATAATTCAACCATTATTATTTCATCTCATAACTTAAGAGAACTTGAAGATATTTGCGATACTGTTGCTATTATTGATGAAAATAATATTATGATGAATCAATCAACGAATGACTTTGGTTCAATTTATCACCGTTACCAAATTGCATTTGATTTGGAGAAGAAAATAACAGACTTTGATTTTATGAATCCTCTGAATGTAACGGGATCGGCACGAATTTTTTCGATAATTCTCAAGGGCGATCGTGAAAAAATTGAAATGGATCTCAATTCAATGAATCCATTACTCATCGAACATAACGATGTAACGCTCGAAGAGATATTTATTTATGAAATGGAGAATAAAAATCATGAAAACATTGATTAACTCAAGAATTAATTTTGATTACTTAAAGTTTAACTTTAAGAAATACAAAGGTTTACTCTTATTCTATACAATTCTTCTAATGACTTCGTTTCCAATACCAACTTTAATTCGTTGGATTCAAACTCCTGACCGACATAGTTATGAAAATTATTCTACTGGTTCGGTGTATGTACCCATAATCATCACAATATTTTTGTCGATCGTGACACCAATGATTCTCTTTAACTACTTAAGTAGCAAGAAATCCGTTGACGTATTTCATTCATTACCCATTAAGCGCAGTGACTTATTTCTAACAAACTATGTTGCTTCTCTTCTCATTATTTTTATTCCGTTCACCATCGCCTATTTCTCAGGCTACGGACTCAATAATCTATTATTCAATGAGTCCTTAAAGTGGTATCACATTGAAACTTACTTCCAGTTGCTCGCAATCTTCTTCGCAACGACAACACCTGTGATGTTTGTTTTAATGAATACAGGAACACTTTCCGACGCATTGATTTATACCGTAATTATCTTTGTAGCACCTTTTTTAGCGTTCGGTGCATTGGAACTCTTTGCATCCACATTTGTAATTGGTTACACATCTATGAGAATGGACTCTTTGGCCTTTTTATCACCGCCTACTTCCATATTATTCGGATTAAAATCGATGAATTCTCCCTATGATATGGGTCTTTATGCTTCCTATTGGTTGATCCTTGGACTCATACTCTTGTCGGTATCTCTTGTAATTCACGATGGTCGTAAATCCGAGAAAAGTGAGACACCATTTGTTAATAATTGGTTCTTCCCATTAATCATTTATTTATTTACAGGTATCGTATTAGTTTTCTTGCTTCCAATCTTTGCGATGGGAAATCGAACACTTACTGTAGGTTCGGTAATTATGCCTATTTTAATTGCGCTACTGCTCTTTACGCTATTAAACATTATCAAAAATCGCTCACTGAAAAATATGACAGGAATTCTAAAAAACTATACAATCTTTGCGCTTGTGTTAATGGTATTCTGTACAATCTTATATGTAACCAATGGGCTCGGATATACATACTACATTCCAAAGATTGATAAAATTGAGTCCGTCACCATTACATCTCAAGGTGAGGTTTATGGAAACGATAATGAAAACGTCCTCACCAATGGCGGAAACTATCTTTTTCAAAAAGACCTACATATTACGCGTGAACATCCAGAATTACTCCAACTTACAAATACGTTCCATTATTCAATCATTAGCCAATTGAAAGAAAATGAACCTTTAGTAAGCTCAAATCTTGACGATACTTCGGAATATACTCCCATATACATCGAGTACAAACTCAAAAATGGAAGTAAAATAAAACGTCGTTTCAATATTAAGGATGAGTTATTAAAACCACTTTATCCTGCTGTTGTAAACCCTGATACTTTGAAAGATACAAACATTCTCTTCAATGAAGAAAAGCAAATTAATCAAATTTATATCTTCAATAATACCTTGACGGAAGGTTACCGATTTACAGGTTCACGTAGCGAACTCATTGAAACATATAAAGAAGACCTTAAAAATACTGAACTTCAACCTAATGGCGATACACTTAACTTTGTCGTTGCTTATAAGGTAAAAGACCGTGAATATGTGAATGATTACCTTATAAACATTGATAATCGTCATCCAAAAACAACAGAGTACATCAAGAACAACTTAAAACCAATCGATGACATCAATACCGAAGCAGTGATCTATCGTGACGATGAGGGAGATTCTTTATTCTCCAAAGGAATCAGTGCTTCTTCATCAATCTATGTCAGTGACAGAGTAATGAATATTGATTCGGATTTTGTTACTTCAAGCGAATTAGAGTTACTTAAAGACAAAGTTTCTTCATTTGTACTTTCAGACAAACCTCATGATGTTTATCGGGTTAATGTTGAAGTTATAGATCTTAATGTTTATTTTGAATACTACCTCTCTGTTAGAAAAGATTCATAGAGAAATATATAAAAGAAAGACACGTATACTGAACTGCTCCCTGTCAAGTAGACAGGTGAAATAAATAAAATATCCAAGATGATTTATCACTTTATGATGAATCATCTTTTTTATGCTACAAGTGACTGCATTTGTTTTTCTCTAATGTTTGACCAGTAAGCTTCAATCTTCTTGTTAGTTGGAATCGCGTAGACTACAGGTGTCTCTGTTCCTAGCGCTTCAGTTCGAACCATCATTGGTGTTTTGTTTTTGAAGCGTTTCTGAAGTCTCTTGTTGTTATAAAAATCAATATACACTTCAATTGCTTTCTTCAATTCGCTTCTTGTACTGAATTCATTAGGGTAGTACATTTCTGATTTGATTGTTCCCCAAAATCCTTCCATAGGACCATTATCAATACAATGTCCCACTCTAGACATACTTTGCATCACTCCTTGATCTTCTAGCTGTTTCCTAAATGCCCTACTTGTGTATTGGAATCCGCGGTCACTGTGAAATAAAGGTTTTGCCTCTGGATATCTCGCGATAGCTTTATGATAAGTATCAAACACAAGTTGATTATTGTTCCGATCACTTATTTGATACGCCACAACACTTAAATCATAAAGATCAATAATCGCACTGAGATATAGTTTCTTACTTGAACCTTTAATCTTAAATTCTGTGACGTCTGTCAGCCATTTTTCATTCGGTTTTGCGGCAAAGAAATTTCGATTTAAAATATTTTCAGCTGTGATTTCAGGAGTGCTTCGTGAATATTTTTTAGACTTTTGACGAATCACTGATTTCACCCCTAGCATCTTCATGAGTCTATGAATCCTCTTCGAGTTATATTGAACGCTATTCAACTCATTGATCCAATCCGTCATGCGTCGATAGCCTAAGATATGTCCAAATAGTTCATCATAATCAAGAATGAGATTGCAAAGCTCATGATTTTCAATTTCATTGCTTGTTTCAACACGATGCGTCCATTTATAATAACTAC is a genomic window of Erysipelothrix amsterdamensis containing:
- the rsmG gene encoding 16S rRNA (guanine(527)-N(7))-methyltransferase RsmG, producing the protein MNFLEFISKIEALGIVVSEEMKQQFLTYKNLIQEVNKVLNLTGIDDDEGIFLKHFYDSLLISPLIKENSSIADIGSGAGFPGIVLAIARPDVTVTCIEPTTKRTNFLERVVQECGLKNTIVLNGRAEDVIGELRESFDVATARAVAYLDILSELCLPFVKVGGVFLAMKGTKGIEEYEDSLKAIKILGGELIQTHKFCDDIMGDRYNLEIKKVKSASKKYPRSYAKIKKTPLSGRNHD
- the typA gene encoding translational GTPase TypA, translating into MKKIINIAIIAHVDAGKSTLVDGILSTSGAFKLEQKAVDRVMDRNDLEKERGITIYSKNCSVFYKDTKINIVDTPGHADFAGEVERIIKTVDTVILLVDSVEGPMPQTRFVLRKALEQNLKPIVLINKMDKSERRPDEVLEEIYDLFLDLDADESQLFFPILYGVTRDFKVSRHQDVRDASMDVLFDTILEHTDVYTDKDTQPLQMQVSTLDYDAYLGRLGIGRIHQGVLEQGQGISVINNFGKHSHSRIKKMFVYKGVTHKEVTRAHSGDIVVIAGISSITVGDTICSLDAPIPMEAIMVEQPTMSMNFYVNSSPLQGKEGKYITSRNIKERLDRELEVNVGMKVESGLSSDYFTVSGRGELHLSVLIETMRREGYELSIGKPHVILKECNGIMYEPIDLVIIETPEKYSGKIIEQMSLRHGNLYDVEQSKNNIRQYWYIPARHILGFRTDLINLTHGNAIMMREHYKYDVQQGTLNMPKRGSLISNASGNSMAFPMFHIQDRGRFFIGAQTEVYPGMIVGVTNKENDMWVNVIRNKRLNSYRGNGRGGKEEALKLEDPITLTLEYALDYITEDDLVEVTPLNIRLRKKNLRQ
- a CDS encoding Gfo/Idh/MocA family protein — protein: MNIGTIGTGVIVEEFIKSTQDLSGVSFKAVYSRTQGRADALAKRFGIKQTHTSLDALFSDSLVDTIYIASPNSLHYEQAYAALKAGKHVIVEKPFVETEERAQQLIRYAQDHNLFLFEAICNIHLPHYQFIKSNLEVIGNIKLVQCNFSQYSSRYDALLAGETPNVFNPHFSGGALADINIYNIHFVVGIFGMPDEVKYYANKHPNGIDTSGILIMKYPTMTVECVGAKDSFSQNFGQIQGDKGYIYIPESVSSIESVSIVTKDSKELINIQDLPRLAYQVEVFERAIRTQDFALRDLYLEQTLSVVRVAEKARKTANNYSKPTQ
- the mnmG gene encoding tRNA uridine-5-carboxymethylaminomethyl(34) synthesis enzyme MnmG, with the protein product MYDVIVVGGGHAGVEAAVASARMGQRTALFTLNVDKIASMPCNPSIGGPAKGIVVREIEALGGVMGKIADKTALQFRILNSSKGPGVQCLRVQSDKLAYSRAMRDAVLAEPGIEIVQKMVEGVVAENGVVTGVRCKGDEFVAAKTVIITSGTYMSSKILLSSTVTVSGPDGDPTTNNLSESLRALGLKTFRLKTGTPARVYTDSIDFSKTTIQPGDDEPYYFSNSTKKDDVIKEQYPCYLTYTNPTTHDLIEANLDKSSMYSGVVEGVGARYCPSIEDKIVRFADKNRHQIFLEPESAELDTTYVQGLSSSLPEDVQDAMIRTVPGLENCRVQRYGYAIEYDAIDPIQLKPSLEIMTVENLFTAGQINGTSGYEEAAGQGLMAGINAALKNQGKEPLILKRDEAYIGVMLDDLVTKGTLEPYRLLTSRAEYRLLLRHDNAYRRLSHFGNEIGLLSDEDYEKIELDIQIIDEFIEASKTIKLPHNPEFEAYFAEKDSPFQAHDLTIYDAVKRPGIELLEVLDLMDMEVRKDLAFQIQVEIKYEGYIKKAMKEAEKLRSMENIKLPEDINYDSIENLSIEGRQKLTAVRPITMGQASRISGVNPADIAILAMVLKHKG
- a CDS encoding GntR family transcriptional regulator; protein product: MFTINTRNATPIFEQIIQQVGKFIAMGILQPHEQLPTVRSLAKDLGVNPNTVSKAYHECEMNGLIYSIPGKGSFVSEHEKGVSNLVSDAYQELTAIYHKLLELGETQDTILNILKESHNDTIH
- a CDS encoding ABC transporter ATP-binding protein, which translates into the protein MIRFTNVNKKFDNKIVLEDINITFNDGSIIGLVGKNGSGKSTLLRLISGVLHADAGVVLINDQLVYDNPETKKDLFFVGDDPFFFSQSTIKDMQQFYKVFYKSFDDNYYRDLLSLFGLDENRKINALSKGMKRQVSLLLALASKPKILLLDEAFDGLDPIMRFRIKQLLGEMIIDHNSTIIISSHNLRELEDICDTVAIIDENNIMMNQSTNDFGSIYHRYQIAFDLEKKITDFDFMNPLNVTGSARIFSIILKGDREKIEMDLNSMNPLLIEHNDVTLEEIFIYEMENKNHENID